AAagctgcctgggtgaatcaaaggaacacttaggtgtccaaatacaggggaaactgcctgagtaaaacataccgaaacctcagggtctctacatagaGAAGAAATTATCTCAGATCATGAAGAACTATAGCTTTCTAGGAAAGACTCAAAGCACATAACCTCCATCTCTCTTTCCCTACTCACCTGTACTGACATTATAGGCtggctctagggttgccaccttttctggaaaaaaaataccggccttcctatatttttaacttttttccctattaataacattgtgatcagtcataatttttaccggccaggccggtaaaataccggccaggtggcaaccctagctggctCTCAGTGGCAAAACTACTGGGGATGTGACTCCCTcccttggggcccactggagccACAGAAATAGTAAGTTGAAGGTGGGAGGACAAGATATTTTTTAACAAGCACGCTTGCAGCACAAGGGGCACAAATTCACCTGGTATGTGGCCCCGGCACACCCTGCACCCAGGCCTCATTACGTTACACAACTGGTGGCTCtgatacaaaaaaaactattttgtgaaCAGGCTTCAAACCAGTCAACATTGCACCTATGAAACGTGCTTCCACTTATTGGCTCTCCTCCATATTGAAACATCATGTTCCAGAGCAAAAGGGCCCAGTGCTTAACCTACTTTAGCCAGGTATAAAATAAGGCTCCCTTTATATGTTGTCCCTAAAGGCTCTGCGTTTTTCTCCTACTGAATGGTACATCTATACCCACCCATGTGTGTttctcccttaaagggcatgtaaagtgtaaaatagaataaggctagaaatgctgtattttgtatacttatacataaacatgaacttactgcaccacaagtctaatcaaacaaatgatttatgctttcaaagttggccacagggggtcaccatcttgtaactttgttatacatctttgcaagaccaagactgtgcacatgctcagtgtggtctgggctgcttaggggtcgtcataaacaaagttgcttctgcatggctgggaattaaggcgggggctccccctgctgttcattagtatgattgtttccctgcagagcagttagggaccatctgacaattcctatccacagcagtaaatgaagggagaatttcactgcatacagtcaggtttcttataaaaacagtacacattttttaattaaagtatataggagatagttttctttttcattaaagaaagtaaaaatgggattttatttttttgtctttacatgacctttaagcACAGATGCACAATGCACTTAAATTACTTCTGGATCTGGTACCGGGCTGGTTGGCAGTGGGTTCATTTATGTTGCACTTATGGAAAAGAAGGTTGTATGTAGTTACAAGAAGAAAACATGGACAATTGCACAGAATGTTGCCCTTGTGTAAGGCTcagtattatatttatttccttttcagaaaaaacaaataatgaaaccaTCATGTTTGTCTTATTTATTGTCAAGTAGTCCCATTTGTAGCAATAGTGGTAGGGTAAATTGGGGTACAGCGCGTGAGAGTTGAGTCAGGTTTCTTACACCTTTCCCATGAGAATATTAAGAGGAATCTGACAATGTCcacaaaaaagtattaaaaatagttaaaaaaaatgacatatttgtTCAGGGAGTGGCCTTAGTGGAAGGGCAGTCTTCAGGAAGGACACAGGTGAGTTGGTCTGCAGACAGTCGCACATACCCAGACTTACATATACAGCCAATATAACATTTCACtttctcaaattcagactgaGGCTCCTTCTCTTCACCACATATCTGAGGTTGCTCATACGAGCAGGAAGTGAATGTGGTGTTTCCTGTGCAGGACTTGCACAAGTCCAAAGTGATACAGTTCCTTGATACATCTTCCACATACCCATCTATGCAGAAGCAGCCCTTTATACATTCCTCGATACACTCATTGGTTGGGTTAGACGTGGAGCAGCTTGGGGGGCAGGCGCTTCCACAATCTTTGTACACTTTGAAGTCTCCACAGGCAGTTGTTGGGGCTGGAGACAAAAGAAAAACCATGAATGAAACCAGCTCTGTGTTCTGTCACTCATGTACAGTTGTataatgtgtagtgatgggcgaatctgttgtgtttcgctttgccgaataatttgcgaaatatctggagaaattcgtgaaactggttTGCTGTACGACAAAATCTAAGCAATTTTGTCTCGCGGCAAATTTTTATGTCACACGTCGTTTTTTTTCCTTGACGCACTGTGAAACGAGTCgcgtggtgaatttttgccacagttttgcgaacAAATTGGTCAGCCATCAATTCCCCAGTCCTATATTAAGGATTTCGGGGGGCTTATAGGAAGTTGGGGGGCATATATATCATTTTAGTTTTTTACCCTTTGTGATGGGTTTGATAAAACCTGTTCAAGTGGATAGAGAGTTATGAACTGTCCCTCTGCACCGACCTCTACTGCACCCTTCCAACAATGAGCCCCTTTCCCCCATATCTAATAAAAGGCAGAATGAATAACTCACAGCATCCTTTGGAACTTTTGAATTCAGTGCTGTAGTTTAAAAATGATGCTTGGATTATATCCCACTACTCtgttattactacaggtatgggacctgtaatccagaatgctcgggacctgggagttttccggataatggatctttccgtaatttggatctttatactttaaatcaactagaaaatcatgtaaacaataaataaatccaataggctggttttgcctccaatatggataaattatatctcagttgggatcaaatacaggtatgggacctgttatccagaatgctcaagacctggtgttttccagataacggattttttcataatttaaatcttcctaccttaagtttactagaaaatcatgtaaacattaaataaacccaataggctggttttgcttccaataaggatttaggggcccatttacttagctcgaatgaaggaatagaggaaaaaaacgttgaatttcgaatgtttttttggctacttcgaccattgaatgggctacttcaaccttcgactacaacttcgacttcaaatcgaacgtttcgaactaaaaatcgttcgactattcgaccattcgatagtcgaagtactgtttctttaaaagaaaattcgaccccctagttcgccacctaaaacctactgaagtcaatgttagcctatggggacggtccccataggctttgctatctctTTTTGGGCGAAGAAAAAACGTTCAATCGATGGACtaaaatcgaacgaattgcggtaaatccttcgacttcgatattcgaagtcgaaggatttcaattcgacagctgaatatcgagggttaattaactctcgatattcgaccttaagtaattgtatcttagttgggaacaagtacaggctactgttttattattacacagaaaaaggaaattatttggataaaatggagtctatgggagatggcctttccataattcggagctttctggataacgggtttccggataatggatcccatacctgtactaattagtAGCATGTTGTTATTAGTGGGGAACAAACTAATTGGTTTTATAATGGTTCTACAGTTTGGTAACCCAATAGCAGCCAATACCAGAGCagccttgagccacattcaaacgtaaaagagttggggagcaacacaagcataaaaaaagtttttggaggGGGAATAAAGTATAATTTATGCAAATCACAATATTACGAGTTTGTGCTTCATGTATAATAGATCTGGCCAGACTTGTTAAATAGCCTTCTGTGAGGAGGTGAACAGAAATCTAGGCTGTGGGGTGGCAGTGGACGTGATCTACTTTGACTTTACCAAAGCATGTGATacagcaattttagcaatctggttgctagggcccaaattaccctagtagccatgcattgatttgaatacaaaactgaaatatgaataggaaagggcatgaatagaataaaatagagtaatacaaagtatctacccctatttgaaagctgacaagaatcagaagaaaaaggcaaataattaaaaaaaactatatcaaATAGAAAATGACAGCcgaattggccatcctataacatactgaaagattGCTTAAAGGTGAccctcccctttaaatgaatgaatattggCCTAGATCATAGTATTTATGTTTAGATAGAGAACTTTCTAAAAGACAGATTATACAGAGTGGtaggtaaatggaacattttctaattggaccagtgttgttagtggagtaccgcagggctctgtactaggtcccttgcttttcaacttgtttattaatgacccgcAGGGCACTTTAACTATTCTCTCTTTTCTCTGTTTTTGCTgaatatacttaaaggagaactaaaccctaaaaatgaatgtgtctaaaaatgccatattttatatagtgaacttattgcacgaggctaaagtgtcagcttgtcaatagcagcaatgatccaggacttcaaacttgtcacagggggtcaccatcttggaaagtgtctgtgacactcacatgctcagtgggctctgattggctgttgagaagctaagcttagggctcgtcactaattatccagcagaaaatgaccttccctggctgtaatataagctgatgctacaggtttgctgattattcaattctgatgctaattgcactggtttctgtgctgccatgtagtaattatgtgtattaattactaatcagccttatattgtgacatttctattctatgtgtactgtatattgtgagtgggtccctaagctcagtaagtgacagcagcacagagcatgtgcagtgaatcagcagaaaagaagatggggagctactggggcatctttggagacacagatctttactgctaaagggctgtggttgccttgggctggtacagaatcacaaaacataatgtacaacatttccacctacttctttggttaagctttagttctcctttaaatgtgcaaAACTATAAGGTGCTGCTAGGATGCGCTGTTTGTTATATAGTAAAACATACCAATTATCTAACTATTTGAGGTGTTTATTTCCATGTGCTACTACTGTAGTGGTGCCTCCCACGTGTAATGAATCAGTCATACTGAAATCTAATGTAGTTGTCACATTTAGCAGATCATCCGTTTAATCGGTGGTAACATTTGGCACTTTGTACAGGTACAGCCAATTGCCAATATTCACCAGTTTTACTCACATTCTGTTGTATTTTGTCCACTCACGAGATGGAATGTCAAACCTGTCAAGTAAAAAGCGTATTAAAGTCATCATGGTGGACTTTATATTGCTGTAAATTGCATTGATcagtaactttatttattttttttttggaatttgaaatgttattgatttaaaagaaaaataataagtcaagcaaaactgtgaaatattgttttttggaCTGATGTATCTAAAGTTACACAATTAAGCACATAACAACATTGCTACATGGCAGACCAAATAATCAGCTGaacatgtttgtgaagattctcattcatccaggttatggtatgtctgtagaaataaagtcaaatcaactgaacttgttgttttttttcttgaagatgtttcaccagtcatccaactggctttctcagcATTCCCAAGGCTTGGTATAAATCCCATAGCTATCACATCAACCTGGGCCATGCTCAACCCTCAAACCCAATGCCTTCTCTGAATTCCTCAGCTAACAGGATTTGCTGGGCCTATTCTAAACTGGAACTTTGATACAGCAATTATTCACATTTGACCTGACAACTGCAACCATGCATCCCAGAGCCGTGCCAGGCCGAcgaggcgccctaggcaaccggCTAGTTGCACGCATGCACGAAAAGATAATGGTGTGCATGCGTAAAATCACTGGCTCGCATGTGCAAAACTCCCGCGCATTTGCAAAAAGACACTGGTGATGCAAAAGCACAAGCGCGAATTGGCGCGCACAGAAGCAGACAGTCCAGAGAGTGGCGCCCCACCAGCTTTGCAGCCCAGGCATGTGcccactctgcctacccctagttctggcctgaTGCATCCACGCACATCCATCCATACATTTTTAAGTAGTTCTTCTGTCATCTTGTTGTTTTGCTGTAGCATTTATTGGCTTTTCCAGTCCAAAACTGAGTGTAAAATTGCTCACCATGCTTTTTCAAAGTACTAAGTTCCTGAGTAGTGATAAcagaatctgtgcagtttcgattcgccaaaaatttcttgaatttaccgcaaaatttgtgaaaaaatttgctgtaACGCATAGGTCAGAGGGGGCCAAATAGTTTTAATGCACGTAAATTTTGACGCAAACGACAATTTATATAAGCGCGACTATTtgattcaaatgcattaaagtcaatgggtgtccaaataattttgacaccaattttttttttggcagtttttcgccggcgaattgtcgcctCAGTCTCACTACTTAATTTGCTTGtagtgaaacgtggaaattcgtctcgaatttgtgtctggcgaattcattcgtccatcactattcctGAGCAGCTCAAAATCAGAACACTTTCCTTCTGAATGTGTCTCTCTTCAACTGTActgttacaggaactgaccagcaggtattatattggcagttaataaaaattatatagcTGAAAATAATAAATGGTCCACGGTaattgcaaggtttttttttgtttgtttaattataCTTTATCATTgagatataaatgtttatttctaaagactagtgatgggcgaatttatttgccaggtatagatttgcagcaaatttccgcatttcgccaggcataatattttaccaaaactgtGGTAAAAATTCACCACAACAAAAACAATTGTGCACGTCAAAATTGCAGAGTGCataaaattgtcgcgcgtcaaaattattcggactcccattgactttaatgcatttgggcaaaatagcGCGGATGAAAATTTATGCTTTTGTAAAAATTGTTttggtgcccattgacttcaatgcgtttcatgaatttcttcGGAGTTTCACAAAATtattcggtgaagcgaaatgggacagattcacccattactactcaagactcttaggggcccatttacttagctcgagtgaaggaatgaataaaaaaaactttgaatttggaatgttttttttggctacttggaccatcgaatgggctacttcgacctttaactacaactttaactaaaaattattcgactattcgaccattcgatagtcgaagtactgtctctttaaaaaaaaacttcaaccccctagtccgccacctaaaacctaccgaagtcaatgttagcctatgtggaaggtccccataggctttctaagtattttttgggcgaagaaaaatcattcgatccatggattaaaattctttgaattaaacgatttgaaggatttaaccgtttgatcgaatagcgctaaatccttcgacttcgatattcgaagtcgaaggatttaacttcgacagtcgaatatcgaggtttaattaaccctcgatattcgaccttaagtaaatttgccccttaatgaacATTTGGGATAAAAGTAtcagtgtatatatgtattgatGTTTAATTTATACTCACCAAGCACAAAGATAAGACATGATCTCATATTGGAATTCATTTCAGCCTCTGAGCCTCACTTCCTAGGATTACAATTGGGAATGTTAGCAATGAACATGGCCTAATTATTCTCTCAAATCTTTGCCCATATTGTAAATGACACAGTACATTTTGGACACTGATCGAAggcttgtttaaagggattctgttatgattttcatggttttatttctAATTGactttacactacaaataattcactctacaatataaaatttaattcctgaaccagcaagtgtatttagttgtaatattggtgtgtaggtgcatctcagctcattttgcctggtcatgtgatttcagaaagagccagcactttaggatggaactgctttctcacaggctgttgtttctcctactcaatgtaactgaatgtgtctcagcgggacatggatttttttacttcctagttttctgatgaaaagtcacatgagttcccttcccgcccctaatttacatatgcaaattacgattcaaattcggttcagccaggtacAAGGATTCAGCTGGATCTGAATCGTGCTGAATCCTGGCCATATCTCAAAATCGAGTTTTTGCCGTCAAAAATGGATGCCGCATAAAAAACGCCTTAAAGTTAAAGTGAATAGATCCATGTCAGATAAATCAATAAGGAATGTAAACAGGGAATACGAAATCTTATGATCATAAGACAAAGTACTTTATGCTACTTTCTAGTATTCAAGCCCCccaatcaggggtgcttcgccaatgaggcgagttgaggctgtcgcctcaggcggcagcgccccactaggtaccaggggcggcaaaaatgctgctccaggTACTTTCCAGAGGAGGGGGGTGCAGCAGCAACTGCCCCAGATGAGTGCCACCATTAGATGTTCCTGTCCAAGAGCATGATGTACATTTGACATTCAGTTGAATGATCGATGGGCAGCATCTTCCAACAGTCAACAGCTTTGTTTAAAGCAAAGGGAACCAACAAAACTGTCATAATAAAAATACTCAATAGAGATAAAAAAGTGCCATAATCACAACTGGCTGCACACAGAGAATGGAAGACCAAGTGCATAGAAGGCGTATTGCTTTAGTTATATCTAAACTGCAATTTTCAAATATGTATTtgagataaaaattaaaaaattcaaacatcgaaatttatcatgtactatctctttaaaaattcaacttcgaccatttgccatctaaaaaccTTGCCTatcggggacctcctagaacctatttggagccaattggtggactatgaaaaatttaagttttttttgggaaaaacttcaattcgaatgcaatattactttgattcgtatgatttgaattcggccaaatacggacttattcgatcaaaaactgacctattcggccaaaaaaaactttgacttaatttcggttggtctttatatattcgaatttcgaaatttctcaaattcgaaattcgacccttgataaatatgcccctaaatctactaaaaatcttATTTAAACATCagtcaacccaataggctggttttgcttccaataaggattaattatatcttagttgggatcaagtacaagcgactgttttattattacacagaaaaaagaaatcataaaaAGTAGCCAAATATGTTAAAGTCTATTATTATAAGATGTAAAAAAGTCAGTACTTACCTGTGTGAAAGAATCAGTGCAAGAACCAGGAATACTCCTAAACTGCGCTCTGCAGGATTTTAAAGGTTTCGGTGTTTGGGTGTGTTTAAGAGTGAAAGGAGTGACCCGTGACGAGCTCCCTCCGAAAAATCTTGCTGGGTGTATCTCCCCAACACAAAGAAATCAAATCCTATAAATAATTCAGTGCAGTTTCCTTACAGGAATATGTGTAATCACAATGGGGTGTgtgcatttataaatacaggGTCCTCCCTTGGGAACTTGCCTTCACTTGCAGGAACCCTTGTATGGGAAAAGCCTGACTTCTTCTAATTAGGGAAGTTATTACAAGCAGGTTTATGTCGAAttcgaatacaggtatgggacctgttcaaGGTcaagaatgctcaagacctggggttttccagataatggatctttctgtaatttggatctccataccttaagtctactagaaaatcatgtaaacattaaagggatactgtcatcggaaaacatgtttttttcaaaacgcatcagttaatagtgctactccagcagaattctgcactgaaatccatttctcaaaagagcaaacagatttttttatatttaattttgaaatctgacatggggctagacattttatcagtttcccagctgcccctggtcatgtgacttgtgccggcactttaggagagaaattctttctggcaggctgctgtttttccttctcaatgttactgaatgtgtctcagtgggacatgggttttaactattgagtgttgttcttagatctaccaggcagctatcttgtgttagggagctgctatctggttaccttcccattgttcttttgtttggctgctgggggggggaggaggtgatatcactccaacttgcagtacagcagtaaagagtgactgaagtttatcagagcacaagtcacgtgacttggggcagctgggaaattgacaatatgtctagccccatgtcagatttcaaaattgaatataaaaaaatctgtttgctcttttgacaaatggatttcagagcagaattctgctggagcagcactattaactgattcattttggaaaaaaatttttttcccatgacagtatccctttaaataaacccaataggccggttttgcttccaataaggattaattatatcttagttgggatcaagtacaaactactgttttattatgacacagaaaaaggaaattatttggataaaatggagtctatgggagacggcctttccataatttggagctttctggataacgggtttccgtataatggatcccatacctgtactaatttgtAGCACATTGTTATTAGCG
This sequence is a window from Xenopus laevis strain J_2021 chromosome 7S, Xenopus_laevis_v10.1, whole genome shotgun sequence. Protein-coding genes within it:
- the LOC108697292 gene encoding venom peptide SjAPI-like produces the protein MNSNMRSCLIFVLGLTFHLVSGQNTTESPTTACGDFKVYKDCGSACPPSCSTSNPTNECIEECIKGCFCIDGYVEDVSRNCITLDLCKSCTGNTTFTSCSYEQPQICGEEKEPQSEFEKVKCYIGCICKSGYVRLSADQLTCVLPEDCPSTKATP